From one Alosa alosa isolate M-15738 ecotype Scorff River chromosome 5, AALO_Geno_1.1, whole genome shotgun sequence genomic stretch:
- the LOC125294939 gene encoding immediate early response gene 5-like protein, whose amino-acid sequence MENTVDAESLISISLRKIQSSRTQRGGIKLYKNLLVSYVLRNARQVCVVDKQDETRPNLVDENRCMHTITSDFKSHNSDCNVDLTDGVRGNDLVTVCARQSLSWSVCLLTDRHQEYTENEIFQTFSEQSFPPGSDFLNPECCQTTMLDLDTHVVSTVDSSSCHVDCSGAQTSLRNNVWRKRKVDFFNIDEERLDLSSCKKERLYITCPPNEKSDSVDVSNIVSILSFSLTEFMSIQTDVEQHRNKTFPMSSASCSEAWTRAIEAC is encoded by the coding sequence ATGGAAAATACTGTCGACGCGGAAAGTTTGATTTCGATTTCTTTGAGGAAAATTCAGAGTTCACGGACGCAAAGAGGTGGCATCAAGCTATATAAAAACCTCTTAGTTTCTTATGTGCTAAGAAATGCCAGGCAGGTCTGCGTAGTTGACAAGCAAGATGAGACTCGTCCGAATCTTGTTGATGAAAATAGATGTATGCATACCATTACGAGTGACTTTAAATCTCATAATTCAGATTGTAACGTGGATTTGACTGACGGGGTGCGAGGAAATGATTTGGTAACAGTGTGTGCACGGCAGTCTCTGTCGTGGTCTGTTTGCCTACTTACGGACCGTCACCAGGAGTATACAGAGAATGAGATCTTTCAAACATTCAGTGAACAATCATTTCCTCCTGGTTCTGACTTCTTGAACCCAGAATGCTGTCAGACCACGATGTTGGACTTGGATACGCACGTAGTGTCAACTGTGGACAGTAGTAGCTGCCATGTGGATTGCTCCGGTGCACAAACATCTTTGCGCAACAACGTCTGGAGAAAACGAAAGGTGGATTTCTTCAACATTGATGAAGAACGGTTGGATTTAAGCTCTTGTAAAAAAGAAAGACTTTATATTACATGTCCGCCGAATGAGAAGTCGGACTCTGTCGACGTTTCCAACATCGTCTCTATTTTAAGTTTCAGTTTAACCGAATTTATGAGCATCCAGACAGACGTAGAACAACATAGAAACAAAACCTTCCCCATGTCATCTGCGTCGTGTAGTGAAGCATGGACACGAGCAATTGAAGCATGTTGA
- the LOC125294581 gene encoding leukotriene B4 receptor 1-like: MSWELVDVVPSVIMGFCCLVGIPGNIVVMVVISQKYQPGNFSLQLMMSLAVSDLLSLLFLPALIYNLMASWNLGDIACRLIFFIVQLGVYASVFNVTLLSVQRYLQVLHTQCWTRLQASGQWALLGAIWALAAGVSLPILSVRNLRDSSCIISYKNDAQEIAILITQTMFGFMLPFTTLVCFYFYLQKRVSQMLFLRTRRTTRLVTNIVVSFSVFWVPLHLFHLLALTARAVQSDDLTEISGPPSRTVIWLSLLTTQFFYRCSLSLHEFVEWCDNNHLELNIRKTKELVVTFSNKQRALAEAVTTTIHGEPVESVDEYKISGHNL, translated from the exons ATGTCGTGGGAGCTGGTCGATGTGGTGCCCAGTGTCATCATGGGATTCTGCTGTCTTGTGGGCATCCCCGGGAACatagtggtgatggtggtgatctCTCAGAAGTACCAGCCGGGCAACTTCTCCCTTCAGCTGATGATGAGCCTGGCGGTGTCGGACCTGCtgtccctcctcttcctccccgcACTGATCTACAACCTGATGGCCAGCTGGAACCTGGGTGACATCGCCTGCCGGTTGATCTTCTTCATCGTCCAATTGGGCGTGTACGCCAGCGTGTTCAATGTGACCTTGCTCAGTGTCCAGCGTTACCTCCAGGTGCTGCACACCCAGTGCTGGACCAGGCTGCAGGCGTCCGGGCAGTGGGCTCTGCTCGGGGCAATCTGGGCCTTGGCCGCAGGCGTATCCTTACCAATCCTCTCAGTCAGGAACCTGAGGGACTCAAGCTGCATTATCAGTTACAAGAACGATGCCCAGGAGATAGCGATTTTAATAACTCAGACCATGTTTGGATTTATGCTTCCGTTCACAACGCTGGTGTGCTTTTATTTCTATCTCCAGAAGCGCGTGAGCCAAATGTTGTTTCTCCGGACTCGGCGGACGACACGACTGGTGACCAACATAGTCGTGTCGTTCAGCGTTTTCTGGGTCCCGCTACACTTGTTTCACCTGCTGGCGCTGACTGCGAGGGCAGTTCAGTCGGATGATCTGACGGAGATAT CAGGTCCACCCAGCCGAACTGTCATTTGGTTAAGTTTGCTGACGACACAGTTCTTCTATCGCTGCTCTCTGAGTCTTCACGAGTTTGTGGAGTGGTGCGATAACAACCACCTGGAACTTAACATCCGCAAGACCAAGGAGCTGGTAGTCACCTTCTCGAACAAACAGAGGGCCCTAGCTGAGGCGGTTACTACTACCATCCATGGAGAACCTGTAGAGTCAGTGGACGAATATAAAATATCTGGGCACAACCTTTGA